The nucleotide window aataatttgccCCTGGAgaaaaccaatattattttttattaaggtttaGACTTTAAGCGTGTAGCGAAATCAGTTGTGAGTTGGTTCAGTTATCAGTGATCtaattctaatttattgttataataattataatatatttaaataaagcaacCAACATATTATTTACATTGGGAAGGGAAAGGATTTTTTCAAACACTTTCCTGCTAAAAACTGGtttactcttttataaaaaaagttttaataatgtagtattatataagATATAGAAGGATTTAAACAAGAATCTAGGACGACATAAACCAAGTAGggactttaaagtaaaaaaaaactttgtaaaaaaacaacaatctAAAGAAAACTCATTAagtgtaaaataacaattttttaaatatgtagagtaaaattttttaagtataacttaagtatttattaaaaaaaactaaataaatgaaaaatgtaccaAAATTTTCAATGTTAACTGTTGCTAATTCTAGATTCAAATacaaacatgtttatttatttcgtgtatgtaatagaaaaatcaataattttatctaaaaagaagtcgtcaaaaaaaatctaaataaatagaGCAATTTCAGGCCAAAGCCTTGGCACATTGAACaactcgtagctaaaattaatatataatctacatttatacaaaaaacatcaatttataaTCTCCAGTTAGACATAACaacattgaaaaattgtttatttgctgTTGTGTTCGCAAACATTGTGAAGAAATGGGGGTTAATATGGACTGCGGTAGTTGCCATCAGTCATCGGCTAAGTTGCGAATACCAGTGACTACAGACAACCATCATAGtccattacaataaaatattaagagaaaattaaaaacaacgagaaaattaaaaacaacaataaaaatgggtttttgtttaaatttaagtattcctttattgaagaaatagaaaaataaaattagtcgaccagtaaaattttaatttttttggcagcATTGAAAGTGCTAACTGTTTATAGTTTGTTATTGGATATAATTCTGAAGAATAAACAAGTTACTACAGGCTGTTTTCCTCATTTTATTACTAAtgcgatttttctgtttttccaacttaaatacttataaatcagaaacaaagatattaacaaaataacaggGATAAATTGGTAGGAGACTTgtcataaatataaatctatataatataaacctAAAATATCAGTACAGCAAGCTAAAGTCTAATATAACAATTACAACAAATCTAACCTAACTTCCAAggtaatattaaatgaacaaaatgaagcttaaaaaatatataaataaaaattaataacaaaattacaactaataaagaaaaatatgttataaacaaATGCAAAACGAGTAACGAGTAAGCCACAGGAAACACAAGATGATACAATTAACCATTGTCAACAATAGTTCTAGCGTGgttttattgaattactttattaatataaatataaccagAAATAGAATCATTAATCAATCTTAGAGTAAAAACAAGCTATAagttcagaaagttgctgtgcattggaattatggaagtgttatgatgaaactttcttaattattactttctactcttatttcattattttacagaaattgatattacaataactggaatagtttataaaagatattgaaaatgacctccaccaatatcaatacaacactgcatacatttcaatttgtttccaaacattttaaccagctgatgtactgaaatattttgtacatatgCCGTTAATGCTGTTTAAGTTCATCAATCGTGCATGGTCTGTTGTGACACACTGCTTGTTTCACAGttccccatagaaagtaatctgaagAAATCAGACTGGATCATGCAGGATACAAACCTTTCGAAATGATTTTTTCACCAAAGACGTTTCATAttaaagtcattgacctgttagctgtgtgcgttTTGTAATCATGCTGAAACCAACCGTgactgatttccacttctgttaactgattaattaatGAAGCTTAAAGGGAAAGGAGTCTCGAATCATACACATGGCTTAAAAATTTCCACTTGAATGAATACATCCTTAGACACAAGTAATAAAAGATTCATAAGCTTTAAAACTCGACCATCACAACTCCAAACTGAGGCACAATATTCAAGATAGGctttatctataattttacataaatgcaAGATTATATTTGTATGATGAAAATGGCAACTAACCCGTAGAAGAAATCCAAGATTCCttcaaaatttggaaattattctagagttgaatttattaaaacgaaccttaaaataaaaaacaatcttgtGATTATAAATAGATACATTATGTTAGATGGAGTGTTGACTTAATGTATATAATGTTTTGTAATCAAGGTTTTTCCAGTGTATGATATATTTACTGTTTTGCTCAAattaactagtatttttttaGCAACAGACCAAGTAtgaatttcataaattctttccAGAGACAGATAATCAGAAAATCTATTACGGCCGGCCACATAATCTTAAGATCATCAGCAAATACTTTAGATTTATATCTCACGCAACATCCATCAGTAAGaatctctttattattaataatataattaaatgaacttaataatggattatcttataataaataataaattaaaaaaacaaatacgttTCACATACCAGGTACTgtataatacattaaaacataaaagtagttttaaacaCAGCGGTGTACTAATACCAGTAAGGTCTGCAAGAAACATATGTATAAATACCAGTACTGGGGGTATTGTATGAATAGAATGATTTATCCATGGCTGAATGATTTTATCCAACCCTGAGGGATAAATTTGTTCTCTATCGTACGCATAGACTATCCAAAATGTGACTCcagcacactaaaaaaaaataaaatacttagtaTAGAAAGAtgctataaattaaatacaaaaataaaaattatatatttagttttttactgTACTGATGATTAATAACCGTTTCATTTTACTAACAGAAAATATGAAGTTGAGATTctatatacaaaatgaaaactaTGACTCTGAATccttaacaaaatacaaaacaaaaagtttgataaatttttgatcatgttttattttcatgaagttatcattacatattataaaatttaacgtcAGAAACCCCATTCTTCATATATGGTGATctgctttatattaaaattttcattctgtaATCATTAACAAACTTGTTACGTGTTCCTATATCTGAAAAAATCCCAAAAGCTGTACCCTGtcagataaataaacaatactttataTACCTTACTCACagaaaaagaatgattaaaaacaacacaagatgtgttctaaaacaaaattcaaaaactttgatTAGAGATGGAAAATTTGAAGAATTGTTAACCCCAGATGAAGTCAACCTGGAAGTCATTTGAAAGTGTTGTGCAAACCTTTTTAGGAAATTATAAATCCCTCAACTACCATGACATTGCAGGTGAATTACTACATTCGTACAAATATATTAGGTATGAAgtatgtctaaaaaaaattaatttctcgaaATCAAACCTGGATTTCTTTCTGGGTAATCTCAGTGACAAGCACAGGGAATACTTCACACCAGCAAATCTCAGTTATAGAAAACTGGTACCAGCAATAGCAGAGTGTAATAATGTACGCCgattatttttgaacattaaagAGATATATTCCAGATgcaaaacacaaaagaaaaacaactaatgtactttaaataaattgaattacgccttgcatatataatgtatattcttCCATTTCTTTCAAAGTTTACTTAAGTACcataaaaaacagtaattgatggagaaaatctatttacatatttgaattcagcatgAAAAGTTCTATTaggttcaaaaatttttttccaccgggttgatctagtggtgagcacatcttcccaaatcagctgatttggaagttgagagttccagcgttcaatcctaataaagacagttacttttatacaatttgaatactagatcgtggataccagtgttctttggtggttgggtttcaactacctacacatctcaggaatggtctaactgggACTAGATATTATATGAACAGTAATTcacgaaggctaaacagaaaaagaaaggttcaCATATTTTGTTCCTTgtaccaaaaaaagtttaattttgtaccTTGTGTTACTAAATAACATTGAAAAAGATTAAttcctgaaattttattttgtaactaaccAAAATTTGACTACAATGTTTATATTTgcatattagtttataaatgaGTTCTAgtatattgtaaaacaattatttctattacatattCGAATGCAGAAAAGTTTCTATAACAATATGTTCCTCCACATACATATActgccatttaattttatatatatatatatatatactgcatcATTTTATTTGagtcttaaatgaaaaaaattcattgaatttgACACATAAATAAGTGGGGGTCCAATCATAATCATAGTCATAGTCACAACCAAGGCAAGGTCATCAAGACGAATATAAAAAGAGAGGTTATTGACAAAATAATAGAAGCATAGACGATAACAAAATATTGTATGGCGGGGGTCGGACTTACACTAGCTCCAGATAAGACAAAGGTGGGAGCAATCTCCACAACCAAGAAGAGACCAATCCTCAAAGTAACATTAGAGGATAGGAGAATAATGTCAAGGCCGGCAATAAAGCACCTCGGCACATGAATAGATACCAGGTTAAGATTTAGCACACATGCAGTAGAGGCAGCTAACAAAGCCGAGAGGACTGCGGATTAATAGCCGGCCTTCTACCTAATACTGGTGGATCGACTATACGTTGGAGGAGATTATTAGCGAGAGTGGCGTATGCTTCAATGCTGTACGGGGCAGAGCTTTGGGCTGATGTAACAAGATTTGCAAAATATCGTGGAAAACTAGAGTCGTTCATAGATGATGTTCATAGATGCATAGATGAGGCTGCGAATCATAGCAGAACATATAGAGTCTCTAAGGATGCAGCTGAAGTTCTGACAGGTGCAATTCCGATAGATTTGATTATTTTGCAGAAAAAGAGACAGGGAGCAGAGGCCCCTGCCATTAAGAGACAAAAAGTGCATAACATCCCAGATAACAGAAGAATTAATGGGGACTAGCAGGAACAGTGGGACCGAGCCAATTAGTGTCGATAGACCCATCACCATATAAGCGACATCAGGAGTTGGTGTAGGAGGACCTGTGGCTCGCTGGGATACAGTTCAACACAGTTCCTGGCAGTTTCAGGGCGTATCTGTATAAATACCACCTGGACCACACGGATCGCTGCCCTGACTCCTGTCCTCGTGCATTTCTCTTGCTTGCGCTTTGATGAAGAACGCAGGGAGATGTTAAATATGTTAGGCTTGGAAGACATGTCCCGTCCAGAGGACACAAAAAGCGTAATGTTAAAAGGAGTTAAAGAATAGAAAGCAGTTAAGAAGGTGATGAATAAGCTATGTATTTGTGAAGAGTCCCGCCAGGAAATGAGACGTTGGAGGGTGCTGGGGCGGTTTGGGTAGACGCGGCTAAATGCTTAGAGAGCCCACGAGCACGTGGGGGTCACCTCTGCACAATGAGGTAGTGGGCACCACGCATTTCGGTGCCCGACGTCGTGACACTTCCCTTTACCAGACGTAACACTCTCCATGAGTGGCCCCAGGAAGGAGAGGAttggtgagataggagttttagtttCCAAAGGTGGGcaaaggtaataaattatttaaagattatggaaaatttaaataatatatagaaaatatgaatttaagaTATTAAGGGGTTATATTTTGCATATGCATAAGACTCGTGcctgcgcgcacacacacacacatctagaactgctttgtattaaataattataattcaacttACCAATGTAATCGGAAAAACCAGAGACACAAATAAATGTTTACGTATATTATCCGCTTGCTTTCTCAAAGATGTCATTTGTTTCAAAAATGGTACAGTGTCAACCACTTCAAGGATAGACActagaagaaaatatattacttgtagcgcctaaaaatatttatacgtacattagtataaaaagtattacatgaataatataaattatttattaaaattttccaccTCTATGATAAAGATCCTAATGATATGTTATCTATTTAATAGTTCAGTAGTCATCATTGAACTATTCAGCGATACgtaaaaaaagatttcagaaCCGTTGGTATCTAgtgttaatgtataaaatatgagAACTTTCTTTGATGAAAGGTCCGACtagggaaaaaattttttaataaaataacagctgataaaCAACATGCAATACTGTTTAAATCATTGTGTAAGGTAGATTAAATGCATCGGGTACTGTGAaatgtgctgtcgttagcgaaggtgttctttgaattttagtttgaatgttaTTGATCGGTTTGtcattgaagtaatgctgtacATATTTACTACTGAGAAATACTCTgacattgtattcattttgggtgtgtaagGGTAATGctacagtagaatatgaaatatgatttccgaatcgcaggattccagttcccaaaacaattagcgcgactttttgcaatctttgggaaacaggttcactgCCTAGTATTCATACTATCTACAAACAACCAGTTCAACACGAccttgttattgatgaaattattatcgatgcagttcaacACAATCCAAGCGTCTCACTAAAccgatcggagtttcgcattcgttGGTTTGGAggatatttaaaacaactttcaTCATCATAAACCACCAGTTCAATATCTACACCTAGgtgacggtccgcttcgcttggagttctacAACTGGTGGAACACAAATCCaaaactctacaagtatgttttatttacctaaataaatattagtaggttaaagactaatttttttatgcatcagGTATACTATTGAtcaaacagatcacggttatttggaaatatgtatatatatttaaagtttgtctgtttgttatcgTATTACACAAGAACCAACTGaacaattgctttcaaatttgcagggtaTATTTGTGGTTTTAAGCCACAGAATGAGGCCTTTgatcccttgaaggttaagatattaaaaatactcatcatttcttcactcccaaggagggtgaagttgcaaattaaagattttcattaaataaaaaatataaatctttttacatcattattacaTTTCTGCCAACAtggaaaagaaataagttatgaatttttcatcgtaaaAGGTGTATGCACTTTAGTTaccattattactattattctaccttttgtaatttactttctttttgagTTTCCATAAagcctaaaaatattttaattattatcagtatcattctaacaaccatgaggataacaaacagTCCAAACATCCAGGGGGCCCTCAGAGTAGACGGAAATGGCAAACGAAGAGGAATCTGGCAGTCCCCCTTTATTGGCTCCAGGGTTCATCTGGGCTCCAAGAGTCCAGGTTCTGGTTGCGTGGgtcagttaaacaaaaaaaaattatatatttatatatatatatatatatatatatatatatatatatatatatatttatattttttttgtatttagtatccTTATGtacttactttaatattatttcacgtatttatattttaaataattaatataaactttgattacattatttttttattttataattaattgtattttatgatgCTGTTCCAAGTAAGGTTTTACACATTTTCCTTTGAaccatccaggcaaatgctgggaCAGTTCTCTTTTTTATCCACAAAAGctcatatgttaaaataattttcattaacaccttctgaattgtaaattatattatatttgatatcttcacataatatttttattttaattaattaatatggataataaataattaacactaCATTAGTTgtaagagataaaatatttaaaaaacagtctCATTATAATTCATAACTAGGTCACTGCACACACTAGTATCATGTATTCACTACTGTAATCCATCAGTTTTAATAGCGTCCAGAATTAATTacaattctatttcatttttattaatatacagtcattctcatcaaatttattttagttttatttcatttattaaatataaatacaaaaattaatgaatttaaatatttatagtaactGAACAAAATACTTTAgataaaagcaacaaaaaaaaaaattagcaaacaaacaataatattaaaatagtgtaACTGCAGTTAAGTAGATATAATATCAGCAAACAAaagatctaaaagaaaatatatttttcagtcaagAAAGGAATTTCATGGTTATTTTAGATATAGTCAGGATGAACACAAAACATACCTTATGACATACTTACCTTATTGTTTTTTTAGTCCATTTTCATACATAACATTCCCCCAAATTTCCTCTCCACAAGGGTTAcgttcatttcaatttttaactgcttatcaaattgtaaaatctatatttgcattattttctgaatttaacaTACAACAGCTAACATCAACAAATctgaagtaaatgtttttttaagaaatgattggttttttttgtcttcagtcatttgactggtttgatgcagctctccaagattccctatctagtgctagtcgtttcatttcagtataccctctacatcctacatccctaacaatttgttttacatattccaaacttggcctgcctacacaatttttcccttctacctgtccttccaatattaaatgaTTGCAAGCTAAAATATTGCAAACATTATTCtctacctacatatatatatatatatatatatatatatatgttggatAACATTATTTCCTCAAATGTTCAAAAGATATTGTGAAAGCACAatagaaattactaaaaaataaatgaacataacaGTTGGTTTCATATTATCGGCACAGATTTTATATGCAGATGAATGAAGATATAAATAGAAACTATAAAAgtacacccaatttaaaaataagtcatataaaaatttacttaattgtaaACTGCATTTGATCATATTGAGATTGAAAagctttttcttttgtatgaCTGCCTGCAACTCGATATTGCCCAGCTCAAAATTACATTaaggttattttgtttttttttacactttttataaagaaacacaaaaaccacgtaaatataataataaataaaaacccaaaataacttattttttattatactttatttttatagtaacatgtataagaacaaatattaaatatttgagaacaattaaatattcaagaataaataacaataaattagtcCTACAATTACCATTCggtaaaattaaagtatacataAATGAATCACTAACAGTGCAGTACAGTGCTGCTGATATCATCCAAAtgctgcaacattttttttttacatctgcattaaaaattttaaaaaaagttaatacactatttaaaaaatttaaatactattcataTAGACTTTTTatcaatgtttgtttttattacattttgactttttgaaaatcGTATAATACTTTTAGTTCcaaagtatctttttaattttagtgaaataaatttattttttttatattctgtcttTTTATTAAGTGTGGCATGTGTAATGACACATGCTCATACGTGGTTAAAGATATGGATCAGAAATTTAAGTAGTGAAGTTAATAAGCTAAACTACATTATATAAGTTTTAACACAATcagtgaaatttttctttaatggcaAGCAATCAAAGTCAAGCTATACAATAGAAGATTCAGAAATGTCACCAACTCAAtacataggtaaaaaaaaaaaaaatcagtaaaaggtAAAAGGTTAACCTCATCAAAGCagaatttttatgactttttttaaatcaggtgGTTTGCTTTATAAGGCTTAAAATTTGAATGTACATTATTTCTACACCAACAATATAAGCTATCATGATACAAAGTTTCTGCTGCTTCAAAGCAGGCTATTTTCAATACTACTACCAAAGAGCAtcgacaatataaaaaaaaacttttgtttttgttttgaacaaaatagaaaacagaaatattcTGAGATTTATCTGGATTGATGTATTGTtaagggttaaaataaaaatgttaatttttcctaataagaaatcatttaataaagaaagtGACCCAAACCAGTTATCGGCAGTTATGTTTCAATATGTGCTCCTAATTGATACAAATTCACTTTACAACATGCTCagacatgcatattttcttatgaGGACCTCAAATTGAACAACCATGAAAACTTCATTTTTGGTTAACAAAAGTACAAATATATTAACAGCTTATTTGACagattttgttacaatttattataaaaagtatcgTTAAAACACTACAAATTGCTcatcaatttttgaaataatctgtAGCTTTTTAGTTAGCTTTTAGTGCATAAGAAATCAAAATCTGTGTTAACTCAAGGTTACAAAAATTGTCTGTACTCTCTAACTGCAACTACCATCCGGAACatcatattattctgtttttctttttttaaaactcctCACATACATAACAGATTGACACCCTTATTTCACATGCAAATTcggtgtaattatttaaatttaaagctaTTGTTACTACAGGTTCATCAAAATGGCAATGCCAAagtattggcatctgtcttttcCAATACAAAAAAATCACTATTCACATTAACTATTTCTTTACctagattttcatatttattaacacAACAGATGTCATCACCAACTTTTTTCACTCACAAGTCTTCTTCATTTTCCTCCCAAGAAATTTCTCTGCTTCACAATCAGATGATTTAGGTCATTTGAATGTATATgactagtatttttaatataataagacAACCATATGATAAAAAGCCaccttaaaaataactgaaacattAATGGTTAGAACGGATCACTATGGAATGTTGATACAAACTGTCACACTATTCTAGTAAAGTAATGAATATCCCATGGGTGTCATTATTGTCAActc belongs to Lycorma delicatula isolate Av1 chromosome 1, ASM4794821v1, whole genome shotgun sequence and includes:
- the LOC142317427 gene encoding androgen-induced gene 1 protein-like isoform X4 — its product is MTSLRKQADNIRKHLFVSLVFPITLCAGVTFWIVYAYDREQIYPSGLDKIIQPWINHSIHTIPPVLVFIHMFLADLTGISTPLCLKLLLCFNVLYSTCFIWSGLVYGNWIYLICQAMGAKKLAIVLSVCNLSTGIYFAIGRLLPSYIKSINKHKENNTRKVK
- the LOC142317427 gene encoding androgen-induced gene 1 protein-like isoform X2, translating into MMFDILYTVSLALQVIYFLLVSILEVVDTVPFLKQMTSLRKQADNIRKHLFVSLVFPITLCAGVTFWIVYAYDREQIYPSGLDKIIQPWINHSIHTIPPVLVFIHMFLADLTGISTPLCLKLLLCFNVLYSTCFIWSGLVYGNWIYLICQAMGAKKLAIVLSVCNLSTGIYFAIGRLLPSYIKSINKHKENNTRKVK
- the LOC142317427 gene encoding androgen-induced gene 1 protein-like isoform X3, with protein sequence MMFDILYTALQVIYFLLVSILEVVDTVPFLKQMTSLRKQADNIRKHLFVSLVFPITLCAGVTFWIVYAYDREQIYPSGLDKIIQPWINHSIHTIPPVLVFIHMFLADLTGISTPLCLKLLLCFNVLYSTCFIWSGLVYGNWIYLICQAMGAKKLAIVLSVCNLSTGIYFAIGRLLPSYIKSINKHKENNTRKVK